The following are from one region of the Polyangiaceae bacterium genome:
- a CDS encoding folate-binding protein YgfZ, whose product MTSLQDRAAREGALVVAAPELGCLEVTGADRASWLNAVLTCDTAGVAPDRGAWGLSLTKQGKIVSDLVLVASADAIYSSAAPNRTAELLSHLDRMLVMEDAEIADRSAELGFLFLHGPKATELARDEGAIALGAVDLTGLGGAAVVVRRTDAREVLERLTNAGAVVGSAEDWERLRVERRVPRFGVDFDAGDNPHDASLAERAVCWTKGCYLGQEVVYMQNARGKTKRSVITLRLSADATPGMAVNAPGHDAAVGELTTVANSAVAGQLLALARVSAAFAEPKTRLLVAGAEAEVLAEPV is encoded by the coding sequence ATGACTTCGCTGCAAGATCGCGCGGCGCGAGAAGGCGCGCTGGTCGTCGCTGCGCCCGAGCTCGGCTGTCTGGAGGTCACGGGAGCGGACCGGGCGAGCTGGCTGAACGCCGTGCTCACCTGCGATACCGCGGGCGTGGCGCCGGACCGAGGCGCTTGGGGCCTGTCGCTGACCAAGCAGGGAAAGATCGTGAGTGACCTGGTGCTGGTGGCCAGCGCGGACGCCATCTACTCGAGCGCGGCGCCGAACCGCACGGCGGAGCTCTTGTCGCATCTGGATCGGATGCTGGTGATGGAAGACGCGGAGATTGCCGACCGCAGCGCGGAGCTCGGGTTCCTGTTCCTGCACGGCCCCAAGGCGACGGAGCTCGCGCGGGACGAAGGCGCCATCGCTCTGGGCGCGGTGGACCTCACCGGTCTCGGGGGCGCGGCGGTCGTGGTGCGCCGAACCGACGCTCGAGAGGTGTTGGAGCGGCTCACGAACGCGGGCGCCGTCGTCGGGAGTGCGGAGGACTGGGAGCGCCTGCGAGTGGAACGCCGGGTGCCGCGCTTCGGGGTCGACTTCGACGCCGGGGACAATCCCCACGACGCTTCGCTGGCGGAGCGCGCGGTGTGTTGGACCAAGGGCTGTTACCTGGGGCAGGAGGTCGTCTACATGCAAAACGCCCGAGGCAAGACCAAGCGCAGTGTGATCACGCTGCGACTGTCCGCAGACGCGACGCCCGGCATGGCGGTGAATGCGCCCGGACACGACGCGGCGGTGGGCGAGCTCACCACGGTGGCCAACAGCGCCGTCGCCGGGCAGCTGCTGGCGCTGGCTCGGGTTTCTGCTGCCTTTGCGGAGCCGAAGACCCGGCTCTTGGTGGCGGGAGCCGAGGCGGAAGTGCTCGCCGAGCCCGTCTGA
- a CDS encoding PDZ domain-containing protein — translation MKSLRDSFANFALPLCAAALVCVLAAFGCGAVYPEIKTPVRPAPAGKELSPPPPADVLYLAFEGATIPSTTRDGRRWDAVGGAAPDPFAKLFLGEEEIVRTPVQSNTLTPTWPDGVKSNYRVPKGSVLRVELWDKNPINNHPICVWDIKHPHREAQQGSLDILCDSGAKVRLAIAPAKAKIGVGFYYELRTQDVYVSRVVAESPAARAGVKPGDRIMAIQGKDVRKMEEGEPKSLINTNSQVGLHLTLKHDDGSVVDVTLKDGPMYPLHSEEIPVE, via the coding sequence ATGAAGTCCCTGCGGGATTCGTTCGCCAATTTCGCGCTCCCGCTCTGCGCGGCGGCGCTGGTCTGCGTCCTTGCGGCCTTCGGTTGCGGTGCCGTGTACCCGGAGATCAAGACGCCGGTGCGGCCGGCGCCTGCGGGCAAGGAGCTGTCGCCACCGCCGCCGGCGGACGTGCTCTACCTGGCGTTCGAGGGGGCCACCATTCCCAGCACCACGCGGGATGGCCGGCGTTGGGACGCCGTGGGCGGCGCGGCGCCGGACCCCTTTGCCAAGCTGTTTCTGGGGGAAGAAGAGATCGTCCGCACGCCGGTGCAGTCCAACACCCTGACGCCCACCTGGCCGGACGGGGTGAAGAGCAACTACCGGGTGCCCAAGGGCAGCGTGCTGCGTGTGGAGCTTTGGGACAAGAACCCCATCAACAACCATCCCATCTGCGTTTGGGACATCAAGCATCCGCATCGCGAGGCGCAGCAGGGGAGCCTCGACATCTTGTGTGACAGCGGCGCCAAGGTGCGGCTCGCCATCGCCCCGGCCAAGGCCAAGATTGGCGTGGGCTTCTACTACGAGCTCCGGACCCAAGACGTGTACGTCAGTCGCGTGGTGGCGGAGTCTCCGGCTGCCCGCGCCGGCGTGAAGCCCGGGGATCGCATCATGGCCATCCAGGGCAAGGACGTCCGCAAGATGGAAGAAGGCGAGCCCAAGAGCCTGATCAACACCAACTCGCAGGTGGGCTTGCACCTGACCCTGAAACACGACGACGGCTCGGTGGTGGACGTCACGCTGAAAGACGGTCCCATGTACCCGCTGCACAGCGAGGAAATCCCCGTCGAGTAG